The Natrinema pellirubrum DSM 15624 region GATTTGGTACAGATGGCGATCCGGCCGCTCATCGTTACCTGCGTGCCCGACAGCGGCCCGTTCATGAAGGCCAGCAGGTTGTCGGGTCCGAGCGGATCGACGTCCGGACCCTGGTCGAAGACGTACTTTACCCCAAGCCCCCGCGCACCGATATACTGCTTTGCATCTTCGTCGTCGATCGACTCGTATGCGACTTCCCCGTCCGAGAGATCGATGCGGGCGACCCTGTCTTGAAATCCGCCGAGTTCAGTCATGGTAACCGTTCCGTGTTATCTACGACGCCCAGAGTGTTAGGAGTTCTCAACCACACGTAACCGCAACGGGTTACGTGCCGGGGTGGACGGTCCGAGTGAAAACAGGCAGACATTGTCCCGTCCCGAACCGATAGTCGGGTTGGCAAGTTCTGCGAACCCGTAACCACCGGTAGTGACATCGATGTAACCGGCGGGGCGACCGGTTCATACGGTCTACTGTAAGTCATTACCGGTGCAACCATGACCGCTCTGCGGTTGCACCGGTAAATCCGTACAGCAAACCGTATCACAACAACAACGCGACCACCGCGAGGATGATGAAGATCAGCACGAAGATCCGTGCGATCTCCATCGAGATGCCGGCGACCCCGCGGGCACCGACGGCGGCGGCGATGATCGCGAGGACGAAGAAGACGATCGCCCAGTACAGGAACCCACCACCCGTCTGCAGCGGCACGGTCTGCAGCGGCATCGTGAACGAGAACATGCTCATCGCTCCCACGACTGCTCACATAAACCTCCGCGACCGTCCACGACCGTTCTGAGTCCTAAGCCGGGACTACAGGTCACGAGCGAAGACAGTCCGGGCCGGGGGTTACGCGTCCCCGAAGAACGCGCGACAGAGCTTCGCCTCCGCCGTCCGCAGGTGTTCGTGGAACGTCGGCCGCGAAACGCCCATCGACTGGGCGAGTTCCTCGCCGGTCGTCGGCCGGGGCCACTCGAAGTAGCCGCCGAGATAGGCCCGCTGTAGGGCCCCGAACTGGCGGTCGGTCAACGCCTCCTCGAGCCGGGCGGCGAACTCCTGCCGGGTCTCGCCCTCGCGTTCGCGTTGCTGGAACGAGCGGACGTCGGTGCCGGCGTAGCGGTCCTCTATGGCCTCGACGATCGATCGGACGTTCGCCGAGCGGGGGATCTCGAGGGTGACCCGGGCCCGACCGTCCTCGGCCTCGATCGCCTGCGTTCGGGCGCCCCGTTCCGAGAGCCAGCCGACGAGGCCGGAGTCGCCGGTCAGTTCGACCAGACACTCGTCGTCGTGTTCGACGACGACCCGGCAATCGACCCCCTCGAGGTCCGCGACTGCCGCGGTGAGGTCCTCGCCGGTTGCACCGGCGACGGTAAACAGCGACGCCGTCTCGTCGCCGGTGCGATGGACCGACCGGCGGTACTCCAGCCGGCAATCGGCCGCCGACGAGAGAGCCGCCGGCGCGAACGACCGGTCGGCCAACTCGAGTTCGACGGCGACGACGGCGTCGGTCGCGAGGACCCGGCTCGTTTCGCGGGCATTGACACCGCTTGCGATCGACCGAGCCAGCGCGGAGAGGATGACCGTCTCCCGCTCGTCGACGTCCCGGTCCTGGTCGGCCCGAACCGTCAACACGCCGTACTCGATGCCGTTGTACGACAGCGGCAGGGCGACACAGGTGCGGCCTTCGACCGTGCCGACGGTGGATTCGGTCGTCTCGAGGGTCTCGACGGCGGGGTGGTCCGCCCCGGTCTCGAGCTGCTGGCGGTCCGTTCCGCTGCCCGCACTCGAGCGAACGTCGATCGTGCCGGTCGCGGGGTTCCGTTCCCCGATCCAGGCTCCGTCGTAGCCGTCTTCGGCGGCGATCCGCTCACAGACCTCGCTCTCGAGTTCCGAACGATCCGTCGAGCCCGCCACGACCGCGGTCACGTCCTGAATCAGCCCCTCGACGCGGTCGAGGATGTACTCGAGTTCCTCGGTCCGTTCCTCGAGTGCGAGTTCGGCCTCCTTGCGCGCGGTGACGTCGTTCTGGAAGCCGACGTAGTTGGTCACCGTGCCGTCCTCGTCGCGGACGGGCGCGATGGTCACCTCGTTCCAGAACTCGGTCCCATCTTTCCGGTAGTTTTTGAGTTCGACGGTCACCGGGTAGTCCTCCGCGACGGCCGCCGCCATCTCCGCGATGGCCGCCTCGCTGGAGTCTTCGCCCTGGAGGAACCGGCAGTTCCGACCGACCACCTCGTCGTACTCGTAGCCGGTCATCTCCTCGTAGGCCTCGTTGACGTACACCAGCGGGTTGTCTTCCATGTCGGGATCGGAAATGGTGATCCCGACCGGCGCCTCCTCGAGCGCGCGGTCCTTGACGAGTCGGTCCCGAGTGCCGGCCAGTGCCCCCTCGTCGTCGGCGCCGGTCGCCCCGCGGTCGAACGTGATCGTCGCGCCGTCGACCCCGCGGTGGATCCGCGCGCCCTGCCGATCGTCGTCGAAATCGACCCGGCGAACGGTGCCGACCGTCGTCTCGTCGATCGCCGTCGCGAGCCGGTCCCAGTAGCCCGGGAGTGCGGTCGCGGCGTCGCGGTCGGCCTCGCCGATCCCGAAGGCGTTGCGCGCGGCCTCGTTCGCGTACGTGATCGTCCCGTCAGCGACCGCTACGAGCGGATCGACGACGTGCTCGAGGGCACGTGCTGCGGCCGCGGGGTCGCCGACGTTACCACGCCGGTCCGCATCCACATCGTCCATACCTCCGTATACGGACGGATCCCTAAGAACCGTTGCGATCGGACGAACCATCCCAGCCGCATCGCAGGCTAGGGTGTTAAATACTGCCACAGTATAGTGTAACACATGTCAGCGTATCGATCACCGTTCGAGCGGCTCCGGGAGAAGTTCGACGAGTCCGAGCGTCGCTGTCCGGAGTGTGGCTACGTCGACACCGAGGGTGGCTGGCGCGTGACCACGTCCGGCGGCCGGGTCCGCTACCAGTTCGTCTGTCCCACCTGCGACGCCGTCGAAACCAGGGAACTCCGCCTCGAGTGATCGCTCACCGGGGCTCGAGCGACCGCAGCCGTTCGCGAGCGGCGACGCCGCCCATCGACCGCTCAGTTTCGGACGGAAACCCGCCTTTTTCCGCAGGAGCCGTCGGTAACGAGGAACTGAGACCGACTGGATGGCGCAGAATCGTCGGTTTCAGTCGTCGCGGCGTCGATCCGGCAGTCACCGCCGATCGCTTTCGGTCGGTCGCAGCCGACGCAGTCGAACGGGGGTCGTATGACCATGATCGATCGGCTCCGGGCTCGAAAGGGCTGTTTTCTCCGGTCTAATCCCGTAACAGTCGACCCGTTTTAGCCGGGGACCGCTCCTACGTCGGTCCGTATGGTTTCACGACCACGAACACTCGGTGTCGCGTTCGTCGCCGTGCTGGTCGCGCTCTCGGGGGGTCCCGCCCTCGTAGGGGCGACCGCACCGGCCGCGAACGACGACGCCGGAGACATGAGCGACACGAGCGCAACGCTACAGAACGTCCAGGTCGGGACGCTGGAACTCGAGAACGTCACGGTTCGAAACGCCACGATCGAAGAACTCAGCGTCCAGCAGTTGGACGTCCAGAACAGCGAGGGGCTCCAAGACGCACTGAACGAGTCCGCGGACGACCAGTCCACCGGAAACGACACCGCGGCCGGCAACGAGTCCGCGGGCGACGAGGTCACGATCTCGAACGTCGCGTTCGAGTCGCTCGCGCTCGAGAACGTCTCGATCGAGGACCTCGGCGGAACCGATGGCGAAAACGCGACCGACAACGAGAGCGCCGCCGGCGAGAACGACTCCACGGCCGGCATCGGGCAGGCGATCGACGAGGGGGCCACGAACGTCACGGTCGGAAACATGACGATCGAGTCGATGACCACCGAGCAACTGACCGTCGAGGACCTGACTGTCGAGGACGACGGCGGCGGCATCCTCTCGGGGATCTCCGATTTCATCGGCGGCCTGTTCGGCGGTGACGGCGACGGCGAGGCCAACGAGAGCGAGAACGCCAGCACGCAGGATATCGAGGAACTGACCGTCGAGGAGTTCGAC contains the following coding sequences:
- a CDS encoding bacterio-opsin activator domain-containing protein; its protein translation is MDDVDADRRGNVGDPAAAARALEHVVDPLVAVADGTITYANEAARNAFGIGEADRDAATALPGYWDRLATAIDETTVGTVRRVDFDDDRQGARIHRGVDGATITFDRGATGADDEGALAGTRDRLVKDRALEEAPVGITISDPDMEDNPLVYVNEAYEEMTGYEYDEVVGRNCRFLQGEDSSEAAIAEMAAAVAEDYPVTVELKNYRKDGTEFWNEVTIAPVRDEDGTVTNYVGFQNDVTARKEAELALEERTEELEYILDRVEGLIQDVTAVVAGSTDRSELESEVCERIAAEDGYDGAWIGERNPATGTIDVRSSAGSGTDRQQLETGADHPAVETLETTESTVGTVEGRTCVALPLSYNGIEYGVLTVRADQDRDVDERETVILSALARSIASGVNARETSRVLATDAVVAVELELADRSFAPAALSSAADCRLEYRRSVHRTGDETASLFTVAGATGEDLTAAVADLEGVDCRVVVEHDDECLVELTGDSGLVGWLSERGARTQAIEAEDGRARVTLEIPRSANVRSIVEAIEDRYAGTDVRSFQQREREGETRQEFAARLEEALTDRQFGALQRAYLGGYFEWPRPTTGEELAQSMGVSRPTFHEHLRTAEAKLCRAFFGDA
- a CDS encoding DUF1328 family protein → MFSFTMPLQTVPLQTGGGFLYWAIVFFVLAIIAAAVGARGVAGISMEIARIFVLIFIILAVVALLL
- a CDS encoding HVO_0649 family zinc finger protein, with amino-acid sequence MSAYRSPFERLREKFDESERRCPECGYVDTEGGWRVTTSGGRVRYQFVCPTCDAVETRELRLE